The Pelosinus sp. IPA-1 genome includes the window TAAGAATGAAAAAAAAGTTTACGTTACTAATAGCAATGTCCTTACTACTTTCTTTGGTGGCTGCTGGCTGCGGTAGTTCTCAAACGCAAGCCCCAAAAACAAGCGAGAAAATGAATGTTGGCGTAGTTGTTAAAGCACTAAATAGCGATTATTGGAAAATAGTGGAATTCGGAGCGAAAGCAGCTGGGGATAAATATGGTGTTGAAGTAAAAGTTCTTGGCCCTAATGCAGAGACTGATGTAACGGGTCAGATCTCGTTGATTGAAGATCAAGTTACTAGAAAAGTAAGTGCATTGGTGGTAGCGCCTTCCCAATCAGCAAGTGCTATTCCAGTTTTTGAACGAGCAAAGACGGCTAAAATTCCGGTAATTCTAGCAGATACAGATGCTTCTTGGAATGATAAGGTTTCCTTTGTTGGAACGGGAAATTTGAATGGTGGTAAAATTGCTGGCGAATATTTTGGAAAAAAACTTCCTAAGGGTTCAAAAGTCGTTATCTTGCGTGGTGCCTTAGGTGATCCTACTCATGATGAACGAGTAAACGGCTGCATTGAAGGGTTAAAAGCTGCAGGTCTAGAAGTGGCAGTAATACAGCCCGCCAATAGTGAGCGTTCTATGGCAGTAACTGTAATTGAGAATATTTTGCAGAGCAAACAAGAATTTGCTGGTGTTTTCGCAACGAATGATGATATGGCACTTGGTGCAGCGAAAGCGTTGGAAGATGGCGGTAAGAAAATGGTTGTGGTTGGTTTTGATGGTTCTCCAGATGCCTTGGCTTCGATTAGTGCAGGAAAACTTAATGCATCTGTGGCACAAAGCCCTTATAACATCGGTTTTAAAGGCGTAGAAGCAGCAGTTAAAGCCGCTAAAGGTGAAGCTGTTGAAAAACGAATTGACACTGGAACTGAAATCATTGATGTAGATAATGTTAAACAAAAGAGTGAAGAATTGAAAAAGATCCTAGGAAAATAAATACCAAAAGACCTCTTATTAGTAGTGATTTATTTCTACAATAGGAGGTCTTTTTCTTAGCAGGTTGGCTACGAAAAACTCATTAGCACTGTTCAGTTGGGCGTTTGGGAAGCATAATTTCTTACTTGAAAAAGAATGAAAGCGGTAAGGCAAATGTAGCGAGAACAATTTTTAATGGAATGAATTTTGCAATCTTGCCAATAAATTAAAACTTGCAAAATAATGGTATTATTTACAAGGGATTTGCGCATAGGAGCAAGAAATTCATATTTAACCTATAAGGATTCGTTTAGTGTTGGTTGTTAAAGGGTGTTGAGGAGGAATTAGCCCTCCTTATTTTTTTATTCGTCAGGTAAATGGGTTGAGTAAAGGAGAGAATAACATGATAAATTTTGCAATCGAGGCTGAGAAATATAGAAAGGAATTTCTTATGCTTCTGGATCAATGGATCAGCATTCCTTCTATATATAATAATGAGACAGTCTCAGCAATGATGCCTTTTGGGACAGACATTGCACAGGCTTTAGAATGGTTTAAAAA containing:
- a CDS encoding substrate-binding domain-containing protein, with the translated sequence MKKKFTLLIAMSLLLSLVAAGCGSSQTQAPKTSEKMNVGVVVKALNSDYWKIVEFGAKAAGDKYGVEVKVLGPNAETDVTGQISLIEDQVTRKVSALVVAPSQSASAIPVFERAKTAKIPVILADTDASWNDKVSFVGTGNLNGGKIAGEYFGKKLPKGSKVVILRGALGDPTHDERVNGCIEGLKAAGLEVAVIQPANSERSMAVTVIENILQSKQEFAGVFATNDDMALGAAKALEDGGKKMVVVGFDGSPDALASISAGKLNASVAQSPYNIGFKGVEAAVKAAKGEAVEKRIDTGTEIIDVDNVKQKSEELKKILGK